Proteins encoded by one window of Tunturibacter psychrotolerans:
- the ispG gene encoding flavodoxin-dependent (E)-4-hydroxy-3-methylbut-2-enyl-diphosphate synthase, whose amino-acid sequence MPEIQRRRAVTVNIGGIRVGSDSPVVVQSMTNTDTADVESSVQQIAALARAGSEMVRVTVNNDEAAKAVPAIVEELAKKGWSTPIIGDFHYNGHLLLKKYPETAKALAKYRINPGNVSIGRKDDDNFRTMVEVAVEHQKPVRIGVNWGSLDQALLTKMMDENSKSTNPLPARDVMMEAMVVSALDNAAAAERYGLRRDQIILSAKVSGVRDLIDVYTELARRCDYALHLGLTEAGMGMKGIVASAAGLAPLLLSGIGDTIRVSLTPTPGGDRSEEVRCGQQILQSLGIRSFMPQVTSCPGCGRTTSTYFQELAERIQGYLVASMPEWKKQYPGVEELKLAVMGCIVNGPGESKHANIGISLPGTFEEPKAPVYVDGKLFTTLKGDRIVEEFQVILDEYVEKRYGRVPVEV is encoded by the coding sequence ATGCCTGAGATACAGCGTCGACGTGCGGTTACGGTGAATATTGGTGGAATTCGGGTGGGTTCGGATTCACCGGTTGTGGTGCAGTCGATGACGAATACAGATACGGCTGATGTTGAGAGTTCGGTGCAGCAGATTGCGGCGCTGGCGCGCGCCGGCTCCGAGATGGTGCGCGTTACTGTCAACAACGATGAGGCGGCGAAGGCTGTACCTGCGATCGTCGAGGAGCTTGCGAAGAAGGGCTGGTCAACTCCGATCATTGGGGACTTTCACTACAACGGTCACCTGCTGCTGAAGAAGTACCCCGAGACGGCGAAGGCGCTGGCGAAGTACAGGATCAATCCGGGCAATGTGTCGATCGGGCGGAAGGATGATGACAACTTCCGGACGATGGTTGAGGTTGCGGTCGAGCATCAGAAGCCGGTTCGGATCGGCGTGAACTGGGGTTCGCTCGACCAGGCGCTGCTGACGAAGATGATGGACGAAAATTCGAAGAGCACCAATCCCCTGCCCGCTCGCGATGTGATGATGGAGGCGATGGTGGTGTCGGCTCTCGATAATGCTGCGGCTGCGGAGCGTTATGGATTGCGGCGGGATCAGATTATCTTGTCGGCGAAGGTTTCGGGGGTGCGGGACCTGATCGATGTCTATACCGAGTTGGCAAGGCGTTGTGACTATGCGCTGCATCTTGGCTTGACCGAGGCTGGGATGGGGATGAAGGGCATCGTGGCTTCGGCTGCGGGTCTGGCTCCTTTGCTGCTTTCGGGGATCGGGGATACGATCCGGGTTAGTTTGACTCCGACGCCGGGTGGGGACCGGTCGGAGGAGGTTCGTTGCGGGCAGCAGATTCTGCAGTCGCTCGGGATTCGCAGCTTTATGCCGCAGGTGACCAGTTGCCCTGGTTGTGGGCGGACTACCTCGACCTACTTTCAGGAGCTGGCGGAGCGGATTCAGGGTTATCTGGTGGCTTCGATGCCGGAGTGGAAGAAGCAGTATCCGGGAGTCGAGGAGTTGAAGCTGGCTGTGATGGGCTGCATTGTGAACGGGCCCGGTGAGTCGAAGCATGCCAATATCGGGATCTCCCTGCCTGGTACGTTCGAGGAGCCGAAGGCTCCCGTTTATGTTGATGGCAAGCTGTTCACCACGTTGAAGGGTGATCGGATCGTCGAGGAGTTTCAGGTAATTCTCGATGAGTATGTCGAGAAGCGATATGGCCGGGTGCCGGTCGAGGTCTAA
- a CDS encoding chitobiase/beta-hexosaminidase C-terminal domain-containing protein: MLRATLFICVLIAVTKSALGQIATPVNVPTWRYDNSEAGANTQETLLTPANVTASSFGLLFSRSVDGYVYAQPLYISGLTMSDGLVHNVVFVATEHDSVYAFDADSNAGTNAQPLWQISLLSSAYGAAPGATTVPSADVDTNDIVPEIGITSTPAINVAGNTMYVIAKTKEGGGYVQRLHAINILTGAEQPNSPTIIQATALGTGAGSSGGQIAFSPLWQLNRPALVYYNGIVYAGFGSHGDSGPWHGWLLAYDGTTLGQTGAICLSPSGSGAGIWASGAGMPIDNGGTSGRMFLSTGNGLNTTYPPFNPSVNLGDSVVEVSLAGGSLAVTDAFTTFNQAALSAADHDLGSGGVLLLPDQAGPNPHLLIQAGKEGRIVVLDRDNLGGYLPGGTSNTNALQDILGATKGIFSTPAYWNGSVYTWGSGDYPKAFSLTNGVLASTTSSLGTVTSSFPGASFVISSSGTQNGIAWAVRQTGSTTPETLYAFDATNLSKILYESDKQPRDNPGLSNKFVVPIVTNGKVYVGAQHQLDVFGLLNGEPVAAVPTIIPNGGVFEAPQQIWLTTATPSTSIFYTLDGTVPTTGSNLYTSPITLTAATTVKAMASGINYLQSSITSAAFTPSPLTPLPVFTPAGGTYTSAQQVVLSDRDSSATIYYTLDGSTATTSSAVYSSPIMVGANTTVSALAVDPALQTNHAVSDAYVIQPGGSSINFGSGFATPAGITFNGTATTSSDACLQLTSGGINQAGSAFYNVPIDIRAFTADFAFQILNPIADGFTFTIQNAKATALGNNGAALGYGNTKAMPNSVAVKFDFHNNAGEGNDSTGFYTNGAMPTIPAVDMTSSGVLLNSGNIMQAHLSYDGTTLTLTLTDIVAAKTFTYSQAINIPQIVGANTAYVGFTGGSGGSTAVQKILTWTYSASVAAVPPSSPTFSPPGGSYTTTQNVALSDTTSGVAIYYTTDGTTPTTSSAVYSNPIAVSAGTTTTFEAFAVVPSGLESAVTTATYVISATVPSVTAAPTFSPAPGTYASAQSITLSDSTGGSVIYYTTDGTTPSTNSSVYSNPVLVGSTETIQAMAIAPGLSVSSVSSGGYTINPTPEVINFPNGFAGAASSFVFNGVGLLSGSTLQLMTASQTSSRSSIWFTPAVNVATFTSDFDFQILNGVADGFTFAIQTKGPSAIGSIGSGLGFGGGTAGIGKSLAIKFDIHNNSGEGSDSTGFYTDGAQPTIPAINLTTSNIVLASGHILHAHITYDGTNLTLTLTDASTSASFTATEAVNLASVLGGTTAYVGFTAGTGGSSMNANILDWTYHN, translated from the coding sequence TTGCTAAGAGCAACGCTTTTTATCTGCGTATTGATTGCTGTGACTAAGTCGGCGTTGGGCCAAATAGCGACTCCGGTAAATGTGCCTACCTGGCGATACGACAATAGTGAGGCGGGAGCAAATACTCAGGAGACACTGCTAACTCCAGCTAATGTGACTGCCTCATCGTTCGGATTGCTTTTTTCAAGATCCGTAGATGGCTATGTCTATGCTCAGCCTCTCTACATCAGTGGCCTTACGATGAGTGATGGGCTAGTACACAACGTTGTTTTTGTAGCGACCGAGCACGACTCCGTTTACGCTTTCGATGCTGATTCGAACGCTGGCACAAATGCGCAGCCACTGTGGCAGATAAGCCTACTCAGCTCAGCTTATGGCGCTGCACCTGGCGCAACCACGGTTCCCAGCGCGGATGTTGACACAAATGACATTGTTCCTGAAATAGGGATCACTAGTACCCCTGCGATCAACGTCGCTGGCAACACGATGTACGTCATTGCCAAGACGAAGGAAGGTGGAGGATATGTACAGCGGCTGCATGCGATCAACATACTCACCGGAGCAGAGCAGCCAAACAGCCCGACCATTATTCAAGCGACAGCGTTGGGCACCGGAGCTGGTAGCTCAGGCGGTCAAATCGCGTTTAGTCCGTTATGGCAGCTGAACCGCCCGGCCTTGGTCTATTACAACGGCATAGTGTATGCCGGCTTCGGTTCTCACGGTGATAGCGGCCCATGGCATGGCTGGTTGCTGGCATATGATGGCACAACACTTGGCCAGACTGGGGCTATCTGTCTATCTCCTAGCGGTTCTGGAGCTGGCATCTGGGCGTCAGGTGCCGGAATGCCAATTGACAATGGAGGGACCAGCGGACGAATGTTCCTTTCAACGGGCAACGGCTTGAACACTACGTACCCTCCGTTCAATCCGAGTGTCAATCTCGGGGACAGCGTCGTGGAAGTTAGTCTGGCAGGCGGCAGTCTTGCTGTGACTGATGCCTTCACAACTTTCAATCAGGCCGCGTTATCCGCGGCAGATCACGATCTGGGGTCCGGCGGGGTTCTTCTGTTGCCCGATCAAGCAGGTCCCAATCCTCATCTGCTGATACAGGCGGGAAAAGAAGGACGCATCGTGGTTTTAGATCGAGATAATCTCGGTGGCTATCTACCCGGAGGTACTTCGAACACAAACGCCTTGCAGGATATTCTGGGCGCAACGAAGGGCATCTTCAGCACTCCCGCCTACTGGAATGGAAGTGTTTATACATGGGGTAGTGGGGACTATCCTAAAGCGTTTAGCCTCACTAATGGTGTACTCGCATCTACCACTTCCAGCCTTGGCACTGTTACCTCCAGCTTTCCGGGGGCCAGTTTCGTCATATCTTCAAGCGGGACACAGAACGGTATAGCGTGGGCTGTACGGCAGACCGGAAGCACTACTCCCGAGACCCTCTACGCCTTCGATGCCACCAACCTGTCGAAGATTTTGTATGAAAGCGATAAGCAGCCGCGCGACAATCCTGGTCTGTCCAACAAATTTGTTGTACCTATCGTCACGAATGGCAAGGTGTACGTCGGAGCGCAGCATCAGCTTGATGTATTTGGCTTACTCAATGGCGAACCAGTCGCTGCAGTACCAACCATTATACCCAACGGGGGTGTCTTCGAGGCGCCCCAGCAGATATGGCTCACTACGGCAACACCTTCTACGAGCATTTTTTATACGTTAGATGGAACGGTTCCTACAACCGGCTCCAATCTCTATACTTCGCCCATCACGCTGACGGCGGCTACAACGGTCAAAGCGATGGCGAGTGGAATCAACTACCTTCAGAGCTCGATAACCTCCGCAGCGTTCACTCCGTCGCCATTGACGCCGCTGCCGGTATTCACCCCAGCTGGAGGCACCTATACCTCAGCGCAGCAGGTTGTGTTGTCCGACAGGGACAGTTCCGCCACGATCTACTACACGCTGGATGGTTCTACTGCTACAACCTCATCTGCGGTCTATTCGAGTCCCATAATGGTGGGAGCAAATACAACCGTAAGCGCCTTGGCAGTAGATCCGGCGCTGCAGACAAATCACGCTGTCTCGGACGCTTATGTCATACAGCCCGGCGGTTCGAGCATAAATTTTGGCAGCGGCTTTGCAACCCCTGCTGGGATTACCTTCAACGGCACAGCTACTACCAGCAGTGACGCGTGCCTTCAGCTCACGAGCGGAGGCATCAATCAGGCGGGGAGCGCCTTCTATAACGTACCCATTGACATACGCGCCTTTACGGCAGACTTTGCATTCCAGATTCTTAATCCGATAGCAGACGGCTTCACGTTCACGATACAGAATGCAAAGGCCACTGCACTGGGAAACAACGGCGCGGCCCTGGGTTATGGAAACACGAAAGCCATGCCTAACAGCGTTGCTGTTAAGTTTGACTTCCACAACAACGCGGGAGAGGGCAACGACTCTACGGGGTTTTATACAAATGGGGCGATGCCCACGATTCCTGCTGTCGATATGACGTCGAGCGGAGTCCTTTTGAATAGTGGCAACATCATGCAGGCCCATCTGTCATATGACGGCACCACTCTAACCTTAACTTTGACCGACATCGTCGCTGCCAAGACATTTACGTACAGTCAGGCGATTAATATTCCCCAGATCGTGGGAGCCAATACGGCATATGTAGGCTTCACAGGCGGATCCGGCGGAAGCACAGCAGTTCAAAAGATCCTGACCTGGACCTACAGTGCCTCGGTGGCCGCAGTTCCTCCTTCATCTCCCACCTTCAGCCCCCCAGGGGGCAGCTATACGACGACGCAAAACGTTGCGCTCAGCGATACCACTTCCGGTGTCGCGATTTATTACACGACGGACGGCACGACTCCAACAACGTCCTCTGCGGTGTACAGCAACCCTATTGCGGTTAGTGCAGGAACGACGACAACCTTCGAAGCATTTGCTGTTGTGCCATCTGGATTGGAAAGCGCAGTGACTACTGCAACCTATGTTATTTCCGCGACGGTACCTAGTGTTACCGCCGCGCCAACGTTCTCCCCCGCGCCAGGCACATACGCGAGTGCGCAAAGCATTACACTCTCCGACTCCACAGGGGGCAGTGTCATCTACTACACAACGGACGGCACAACACCCAGCACCAATTCTTCGGTGTATTCCAACCCCGTTCTGGTTGGGTCAACTGAGACTATTCAAGCGATGGCTATTGCTCCTGGTCTTTCGGTAAGCTCAGTGTCGAGCGGCGGGTACACGATCAATCCGACTCCTGAAGTGATCAATTTCCCAAATGGTTTCGCGGGTGCCGCAAGTAGTTTCGTCTTTAACGGAGTTGGGCTTCTGAGCGGTTCGACGCTGCAGTTGATGACTGCAAGCCAGACATCTTCCAGAAGTTCGATATGGTTTACACCGGCTGTCAACGTTGCTACATTTACGAGCGACTTTGATTTTCAAATTCTCAACGGGGTCGCAGATGGTTTCACCTTCGCCATCCAGACTAAAGGACCCTCGGCCATCGGATCGATAGGAAGTGGACTCGGATTCGGAGGCGGAACTGCTGGAATAGGAAAAAGCCTGGCAATCAAATTTGATATTCACAACAACTCAGGTGAAGGATCAGATTCAACCGGATTTTATACAGATGGAGCACAGCCAACGATACCTGCCATCAACTTGACTACTTCCAATATCGTCTTGGCTAGCGGGCACATCCTGCATGCGCACATCACTTACGACGGTACGAACCTTACGTTAACGCTTACGGACGCTTCAACATCTGCGAGCTTTACCGCGACGGAAGCTGTTAATTTAGCCAGCGTACTTGGTGGCACTACTGCTTATGTGGGCTTTACAGCAGGAACTGGCGGTTCAAGCATGAACGCTAACATCCTTGATTGGACTTATCACAATTAG
- a CDS encoding DUF3300 domain-containing protein, which produces MIRNFLKQLLSATLSFLLVINAVPFAAQGQEPAQAPAANGYSGQGTPLSADDLGKLVAPIALYPDALVAQILGAATFPDQVAAAAGWLQQNKSLTGTALTQAVDKEQWDPSVKALTQFPTVLDNLAGNLSWTSGLGEAYHTQAADVMTAIQTLRAQAKAAGNLKSGSQITVVQQSPQTIVIQPTNPQVVYVPQYNPTVVYGTPYVTPGYSTAAVVTTGLLAFGAGIAVGMAINNSGWGYSYWNCNWHGGAVVYRSNTYYGNNAWHGGYYGSSATAYGPNGVARAGNAYNPSTGTYARGASTTTAYGTQKVGQAYNPNTGAYAATHQASNAYGNYGSSVVSKNGSTAYTQHQTTAQGSVGTVQTSNGGKGVAASGAYGNNVAAGQAANGNKYAAANGNVYKNTGSGWNQTQGTPKTPSSYSGANSAAARGYGSQERSGGSPAFGGGGGGGWASRQESARGSVSRGGGGGWGGRR; this is translated from the coding sequence ATGATCAGAAATTTCCTGAAACAGCTCCTATCGGCTACCTTATCCTTCCTGCTGGTCATCAACGCCGTGCCCTTTGCAGCCCAAGGGCAGGAACCGGCACAAGCTCCGGCAGCGAACGGGTATTCGGGACAAGGCACCCCCCTCTCTGCGGATGATCTGGGGAAACTTGTGGCGCCCATCGCACTGTACCCGGATGCCCTGGTTGCCCAGATTCTTGGGGCCGCAACCTTTCCCGACCAGGTTGCTGCCGCCGCCGGCTGGCTTCAGCAGAACAAGAGTTTGACGGGCACCGCTCTAACCCAGGCCGTCGATAAGGAGCAGTGGGATCCCAGTGTGAAGGCGCTCACGCAGTTTCCTACTGTACTCGACAACCTGGCCGGGAATCTGAGTTGGACCTCTGGCCTCGGAGAGGCATACCACACGCAGGCCGCCGATGTGATGACGGCGATTCAGACATTGCGTGCCCAGGCAAAAGCTGCCGGCAATCTCAAATCCGGCTCACAGATCACGGTGGTGCAACAATCGCCGCAAACGATCGTGATTCAACCTACCAATCCACAGGTGGTCTACGTCCCGCAGTACAACCCGACCGTCGTCTATGGCACTCCGTATGTGACGCCGGGATACAGCACAGCAGCCGTCGTCACGACCGGGCTGCTAGCATTCGGAGCTGGAATCGCGGTGGGCATGGCGATAAACAATTCCGGATGGGGCTACAGCTACTGGAACTGTAACTGGCATGGCGGCGCTGTCGTGTACAGGAGCAATACCTACTACGGAAACAACGCATGGCACGGCGGCTACTATGGTTCCAGCGCAACTGCCTACGGCCCGAATGGCGTCGCGCGCGCTGGGAATGCCTATAATCCGTCGACCGGAACCTATGCCCGTGGCGCATCCACCACGACCGCTTACGGAACGCAAAAAGTCGGTCAAGCGTACAACCCGAACACCGGCGCGTATGCCGCCACGCACCAGGCTTCCAACGCCTACGGGAACTATGGAAGTTCGGTGGTCTCCAAGAACGGCAGCACCGCGTACACCCAACATCAAACTACCGCGCAAGGGTCAGTTGGAACGGTACAGACTTCGAATGGCGGCAAAGGAGTTGCGGCGTCCGGCGCGTACGGCAACAATGTAGCCGCGGGCCAAGCCGCCAATGGAAATAAATATGCCGCAGCAAACGGGAATGTCTACAAGAACACCGGGAGTGGCTGGAACCAAACCCAGGGGACCCCGAAAACTCCCTCAAGCTACTCTGGAGCCAACTCCGCTGCTGCTCGCGGCTATGGATCGCAGGAGCGGTCCGGCGGATCACCGGCCTTTGGCGGCGGCGGAGGAGGTGGTTGGGCATCCCGCCAGGAGAGCGCTCGTGGTTCGGTTAGCCGCGGCGGCGGTGGCGGCTGGGGCGGTCGCAGATGA
- the cobG gene encoding precorrin-3B synthase, which translates to MRVGENFCPGILHAVQAKDGLLTRIRVPGGMIVPSQLSAIAKLSAAFSDGHVEITSRSNLQMRGIENENLNYLARGLDSAGFLPSPNHDRVRNVVTNPFAGLGFDEILDSRPFVRELDSRITRDPGMAGLPPKFSFAIDSGGSWFNHEDDDLALRVITVDDSHLFHLVIGGIFSGFGVTIDKAVDCLLEAAQVCLYISKKFDVPARARKIASMSQAMNHLLSELSHFLVDCPCSNDRKFVAEAPVGVYLTKQAGFVNLVPLVPLGRLTSAQTQCIASIATEWDGDLRLAPWRGIIIGSIPECAIRRVAARLQSVGLSLDNKSGYGGVFVCAGTGCDASLADVRNDASLLAHLLSEQVVKPGWKVNISGCEKQCAMRNGATAELIATVSGYDLRTNGRFIASNCSRDSALDAVLACRSELRSEVSSR; encoded by the coding sequence ATGAGAGTTGGAGAGAATTTCTGCCCTGGAATTCTTCATGCCGTTCAGGCAAAGGATGGCCTACTCACTCGGATCAGAGTTCCGGGTGGGATGATTGTTCCCAGCCAACTCTCTGCTATTGCCAAACTGTCCGCCGCATTTTCAGATGGACATGTGGAGATTACTTCACGTTCAAATCTGCAGATGCGGGGCATTGAAAATGAGAATTTGAACTATTTGGCTCGGGGACTTGATTCCGCAGGCTTTTTGCCTTCACCGAATCACGACCGCGTTCGCAATGTAGTGACAAACCCCTTCGCCGGCTTAGGCTTCGACGAGATTTTAGATTCGCGGCCGTTTGTTCGAGAGCTAGATAGCCGCATTACCAGAGACCCAGGGATGGCTGGTCTACCGCCCAAGTTCAGCTTTGCTATCGATAGCGGGGGAAGCTGGTTTAACCATGAAGATGACGATTTGGCCTTGCGAGTAATAACGGTCGACGATTCTCATTTATTTCATCTAGTGATCGGTGGTATTTTTTCTGGCTTCGGCGTGACGATTGATAAGGCAGTTGACTGCCTTCTTGAGGCGGCACAGGTATGCCTCTATATTTCGAAAAAGTTTGACGTGCCTGCAAGGGCAAGAAAAATTGCATCAATGTCGCAGGCTATGAACCATCTACTTAGTGAACTATCTCACTTTCTGGTGGACTGTCCCTGTTCGAATGACCGCAAGTTTGTGGCCGAGGCGCCTGTAGGAGTTTACTTGACGAAGCAGGCCGGTTTCGTAAACCTGGTGCCCTTGGTTCCTCTCGGACGGCTGACGTCAGCGCAGACACAGTGCATTGCCTCAATCGCAACGGAATGGGATGGAGATCTTCGGCTAGCCCCGTGGCGAGGCATCATAATCGGATCCATTCCCGAATGCGCGATTCGTCGAGTTGCTGCAAGGCTCCAATCCGTGGGTTTGTCGCTCGATAACAAAAGTGGATATGGAGGAGTCTTTGTCTGTGCAGGAACCGGTTGTGATGCGTCTTTGGCTGATGTGAGGAATGACGCGTCTCTCTTGGCGCACTTGCTGTCTGAGCAAGTTGTGAAGCCCGGATGGAAAGTCAACATCTCAGGATGTGAAAAGCAGTGTGCTATGCGAAACGGTGCGACAGCCGAGTTAATCGCAACTGTTTCGGGTTACGACTTGCGGACTAATGGGCGTTTTATAGCGTCGAATTGTTCGCGTGACTCTGCCCTAGATGCGGTGCTTGCGTGCCGGTCCGAACTGCGCTCTGAGGTTTCTTCACGATGA
- a CDS encoding precorrin-8X methylmutase, whose protein sequence is MMTYKKSAEEIYRESFEIIRTESDLSAFSPRLARVVVRMIHACGMTDLPQYVAASPTAIEVGEMALLAGKPIYCDANMVANGITRSRLPKDNEVICTLNDPRTVELASRFGTTRSAAALELWREKLGGSVVVIGNAPTALFHLLEMLEDGAQQPSLIIGVPVGFVGATESKVALETNRQNIPYLTIRGRRGGSAIAAAAVNALASEEE, encoded by the coding sequence ATGATGACCTATAAAAAAAGTGCCGAAGAGATCTATCGAGAATCCTTTGAGATCATTAGAACGGAATCAGATCTATCCGCCTTTTCCCCGCGTCTTGCCCGCGTTGTTGTGCGGATGATTCATGCGTGTGGGATGACGGACCTGCCACAGTATGTCGCCGCGTCACCAACAGCGATTGAAGTCGGGGAGATGGCACTCCTTGCGGGAAAGCCCATCTATTGTGATGCAAATATGGTGGCAAATGGGATCACGCGGTCCAGGCTTCCCAAAGACAATGAAGTGATCTGCACACTCAATGATCCCCGTACCGTCGAACTAGCGAGTAGATTCGGAACGACCCGAAGTGCGGCGGCGCTGGAACTCTGGCGCGAGAAACTAGGCGGTTCCGTTGTTGTGATCGGCAATGCACCGACCGCTTTGTTCCACTTGCTCGAAATGCTCGAAGACGGCGCGCAGCAACCCTCGCTCATCATTGGAGTTCCTGTTGGTTTTGTGGGCGCTACGGAATCCAAAGTAGCTCTTGAAACCAACAGACAAAATATTCCTTATTTGACTATACGAGGTCGTCGAGGTGGAAGTGCCATTGCGGCGGCTGCCGTCAACGCTCTGGCAAGTGAGGAAGAATGA
- a CDS encoding medium chain dehydrogenase/reductase family protein: protein MARTKKVVITAFGDESKLAIVESDLNDPAAGEVQLSVEYTIVSGSDVNMRRGTYPLQKKPPLTPGYSVIGKVRLNGPGSAKFGIGDCVACLSKYEGQSELINLPEQFLVSVPEALDKKAAVVLILDWVTAYQMLHRVAHVTAGQKIFVHALSGAVGGALLRLAKLQGAQVFGTASLKKHDELRQLGAIPFDYLNKRWIASTQDLGGVDAVFDPLGFESFDESYSILKRGGVLVGYGMNLPAWTNTPERSVIPSALKLFSKNLFFWSGKRTTFFGVNRGSKHFASDLQQLFEWLKDGRISVPIKNTFRLSEIQEAHREYASSERMGSIVIEVSR, encoded by the coding sequence ATGGCCAGGACGAAGAAAGTTGTCATTACTGCGTTCGGCGACGAAAGCAAGCTTGCGATTGTCGAGAGTGATCTGAACGATCCTGCAGCCGGCGAAGTTCAACTGTCGGTCGAGTACACCATCGTTTCAGGTTCCGACGTGAACATGCGTCGCGGCACGTATCCGCTTCAAAAGAAGCCGCCCCTGACTCCTGGTTATAGTGTCATTGGCAAGGTGCGATTGAATGGCCCGGGCTCCGCAAAGTTCGGTATTGGTGACTGCGTTGCATGTCTTTCGAAGTATGAGGGACAGTCGGAACTAATCAACCTTCCGGAACAATTTCTGGTAAGCGTGCCCGAGGCCCTGGACAAAAAGGCTGCTGTCGTCCTCATCCTGGACTGGGTCACCGCGTATCAAATGCTGCACCGGGTGGCGCATGTTACAGCTGGCCAGAAGATCTTCGTTCATGCGTTGAGTGGCGCCGTGGGAGGCGCGCTCCTACGGCTCGCAAAACTACAAGGAGCCCAGGTCTTCGGTACAGCTTCATTGAAAAAGCACGACGAACTGCGGCAACTCGGAGCAATCCCTTTCGATTATTTGAATAAGAGGTGGATCGCCTCCACGCAAGACCTCGGTGGGGTAGACGCGGTCTTCGATCCACTCGGATTTGAGAGTTTCGACGAGTCCTACTCGATCTTGAAAAGGGGAGGGGTTCTAGTGGGGTATGGCATGAACTTGCCGGCATGGACCAATACTCCTGAACGTTCGGTGATCCCTTCAGCTCTCAAACTGTTCTCGAAGAACTTGTTCTTTTGGTCGGGAAAGCGCACCACCTTTTTCGGCGTGAATCGCGGGTCAAAACACTTCGCTTCAGATCTGCAGCAACTTTTTGAATGGCTCAAAGACGGAAGGATCTCCGTACCAATCAAAAACACCTTCAGGCTTAGTGAGATCCAAGAGGCACATCGGGAGTATGCCAGCAGCGAACGCATGGGTTCTATTGTGATTGAGGTTAGCCGATAG